A part of Aegilops tauschii subsp. strangulata cultivar AL8/78 chromosome 2, Aet v6.0, whole genome shotgun sequence genomic DNA contains:
- the LOC109785321 gene encoding uncharacterized protein isoform X2, whose amino-acid sequence MNFSEDWRSGGQIIGNGTLYALFILMNFSEEAAPQLIDKEIMNFGGEAAPQLIGKGRYAPFYLDELQRRLEKRRVNHLQRNTIQALFILQD is encoded by the exons ATGAACTTCAGCGAAGACTGGAGAAGCGGCGGGCAAATCATTGGCAATGGAACACTATATGCTCTTTTTATCCTG ATGAACTTCAGTGAAGAAGCAGCGCCACAGCTCATTGACAAGGAAATT ATGAACTTTGGTGGAGAAGCAGCACCGCAACTCATCGGCAAGGGACGATATGCGCCCTTTTATCTTG ATGAACTTCAGAGGAGACTGGAGAAGAGGCGGGTAAATCATCTGCAAAGGAATACGATACAGGCCCTTTTTATCTTG CAGGACTAG
- the LOC109785321 gene encoding uncharacterized protein isoform X1 produces the protein MNFSEDWRSGGQIIGNGTLYALFILMNFSEEAAPQLIDKEIMNFGGEAAPQLIGKGRYAPFYLDELQRRLEKRRVNHLQRNTIQALFILVSDDENHNSILLQ, from the exons ATGAACTTCAGCGAAGACTGGAGAAGCGGCGGGCAAATCATTGGCAATGGAACACTATATGCTCTTTTTATCCTG ATGAACTTCAGTGAAGAAGCAGCGCCACAGCTCATTGACAAGGAAATT ATGAACTTTGGTGGAGAAGCAGCACCGCAACTCATCGGCAAGGGACGATATGCGCCCTTTTATCTTG ATGAACTTCAGAGGAGACTGGAGAAGAGGCGGGTAAATCATCTGCAAAGGAATACGATACAGGCCCTTTTTATCTTGGTCAGTGACGACGAGAATCACAACTCCATACTTCTTCAGTAA
- the LOC109785320 gene encoding uncharacterized protein encodes METAISAVAGELVSQFISFLMNKYNSFSHAWSEEEKAVERLQHLLMRAGTIVEEADARYITNSGMMMQLKTLSEAMYRGYRVLDNSRYHALQDSAGFDEVRINDSSRNNLYIAKRSRITNDMATCLESHGALERLEIAVANMAEFAVLLGGFERMSRRPYDVYLYTDNFMFARHAEKQKLLSFLLQRKGPPGDHTLAVLPIIGDATTGKKSLVAHMCGDERVRSSFSSVLHLNGDNLLRILDHGRTMEGMILIVIEFASDVSDDDWKRFHSFVITMGRGRKIIIISKLKRLARFGSVKPIFLSLLSDDELRYLFKKLAFGSVDRAEHPWLVQIADEFVKVLQNMEGSIVATNLYADVLRKNLNVQFWRCILDKGRRYANRNQ; translated from the coding sequence ATGGAGACTGCCATATCTGCAGTTGCAGGTGAACTCGTGAGCCAGTTCATCTCCTTCCTGATGAACAAGTACAACTCCTTCAGCCATGCCTGGTCAGAGGAGGAGAAGGCGGTGGAGAGGTTGCAGCACCTCCTGATGAGAGCTGGCACCATCGTTGAGGAGGCAGACGCGCGATATATAACCAACTCCGGGATGATGATGCAGCTTAAGACGCTCTCAGAGGCCATGTACCGAGGATACCGTGTGCTGGACAACTCAAGGTACCATGCCCTCCAAGACAGTGCCGGCTTCGATGAGGTTAGAATCAACGACTCATCTAGGAACAACTTATATATAGCCAAGCGCTCACGAATAACAAATGATATGGCCACGTGCCTCGAGTCACATGGTGCCTTGGAAAGGTTAGAAATTGCTGTTGCTAACATGGCAGAATTTGCTGTGCTTCTGGGTGGATTTGAGCGTATGTCTCGTAGGCCATATGATGTTTATCTTTACACCGACAACTTCATGTTTGCCCGACACGCTGAAAAGCAAAAGCTCTTGAGCTTCTTGTTGCAGCGTAAAGGCCCTCCTGGAGATCATACTCTGGCAGTTCTTCCGATCATAGGTGATGCCACAACGGGGAAGAAATCTTTGGTTGCTCATATGTGCGGCGACGAAAGGGTTCGCTCGAGCTTCTCCTCTGTACTGCACTTGAATGGAGACAACCTTTTGAGAATACTTGACCATGGAAGGACCATGGAAGGGATGATCTTGATAGTTATTGAGTTTGCTTCTGATGTAAGTGACGATGACTGGAAAAGGTTTCACTCATTTGTCATAACAATGGGCAGAGGAAGGAAGATCATCATCATAAGTAAACTTAAAAGATTAGCCCGGTTTGGATCAGTGAAACCAATTTTCCTAAGCCTTCTGTCTGACGACGAGTTGAGGTACCTTTTCAAGAAGCTGGCATTCGGAAGTGTAGACCGTGCAGAACATCCATGGCTAGTACAAATAGCAGATGAATTCGTCAAGGTGTTGCAGAATATGGAAGGTTCAATTGTCGCAACAAATTTGTACGCAGATGTGTTGAGAAAGAATCTCAATGTTCAGTTTTGGCGTTGCATATTGGACAAGGGGAGAAGATATGCTAACAGAAACCAATAG
- the LOC109785321 gene encoding uncharacterized protein isoform X3, whose protein sequence is MNFSEDWRSGGQIIGNGTLYALFILMNFSEEAAPQLIDKEIMNFGGEAAPQLIGKGRYAPFYLDELQRRLEKRRVNHLQRNTIQALFILD, encoded by the exons ATGAACTTCAGCGAAGACTGGAGAAGCGGCGGGCAAATCATTGGCAATGGAACACTATATGCTCTTTTTATCCTG ATGAACTTCAGTGAAGAAGCAGCGCCACAGCTCATTGACAAGGAAATT ATGAACTTTGGTGGAGAAGCAGCACCGCAACTCATCGGCAAGGGACGATATGCGCCCTTTTATCTTG ATGAACTTCAGAGGAGACTGGAGAAGAGGCGGGTAAATCATCTGCAAAGGAATACGATACAGGCCCTTTTTATCTTG GACTAG